The following DNA comes from Gambusia affinis linkage group LG21, SWU_Gaff_1.0, whole genome shotgun sequence.
ACACAAACATTTATGAGCGCATTCTAATGCTAATCAAACGTTAAAGAAAGACATGAAATGCCACAAAAATGTCATCTCTCCACCCATGTCACCAGCGCATTCAGCGCGTCCTCCCTCCTTCTTAAGCACACAACATGCACTCAtttgcatgtgcgtgtgtgttaaTGACAGAGTGTGGGACAAGCTTGTTGTTTTTAGCCTTTGGGTGCCCCTCTTCTGCAGGGAGCAGCAGGGTGGTTCCTATAATCCCATCACTGTTGTCGTCACGAGGGCCCATAGGGTCCCGCCTGGAGGTGCGACATTTCTGGCATCCTCCAACTCTCCTTCACTTTGGAGCCAGCAGCTCTGGAGCCAAAAGCCAGACTGCCATTAGTCATGTACTACACTGACTGAAAGTGACTTACTGTATAGTATCTGGCAAGGGAACGGGGAGGAAATATGTCTTGGAGATGACATTGAATCTTCCAAGATTAGGTTTCAAATCAGGTTTCTTATAGCTAATTTCCGATATGAAAGTCATGACCGGAAAcctttcattacttttttttttctttcccaataGCTGTAGTTAGTTTTTAATTcctttccaaaataaaacaaaattcaaacttAACCAATAAAGTGGGTGTAACAATTTGCATACATTTTGTTTAGGTGGATGAACatttctgagtaaaaatatcttttttttttcatgtaaaaggcatttaaatatgttaacGAAATGTTAGTTTCAATTTGAATGATTcggttaaattattaaattaattttttgctaGGCTGGTTTGTCCCTCCATGTTAAAACGTGTAAAAACAGATATCTGGTAAgtgacaaaaatatgaaatgttagTGAGATACTACGAAGAATGTGGCACATGAACCTTTTTTCTAACAATAGCAGCTAAGATGGACCACCTTTTAAAACTTGCCAGCAAGTTTGACATTCATCGATCAATCTTTCAgtgcaaatgaataaaaatgtttttgtcttttatttggttaaatgaAATAATGCGAGGAAATTGAACAAAAAAGTCTGGTTGTGCTACTGCTTTAATCTGTTAAGATAGTCAAAGATGTAGAACCActtttctgtgtatttgttTATGATTTCTGCTCattatagaagaaaaaagaagttctcatcaaaattatatattataaaataataattagttttatttcataaaaaaaatcataattttgcTCACTTGCACACATTCTCCCTTGTCACAATTTCTACTTCAGCACAATTAGGTTTTATAGTAACTTTTTCTTACTTTCCAGATACCAGAGAAAGCACTGTACAATTTCTAATACTTTTACCAAAATCTATCgttgtttctgttctgtcagCCTTGTATCACATggaataaactaaactaaaaccatAACATCTGACAGGAGGTGAAGGTGCAGGCAGCAAGCTGACCTCCATGCATCTGTCTGTCTTCATCTCCCAGCGCGCCGCCCTCTCCCGGACTGTCATGGAGCCGCCTGCCGCCTGTCCCCATGCTCGCCCTATGTTGGAGATCTGATACAGCACCAATACGCAATTTCCCCAATCTGTGCTGACAGCGCTCATGTCGACTGCTCACAACAGATCCCCCCACCCCAATTCTCCTCCCCTGAGCTTCCCTGTGCGGCTCCGTCAAAGAGCTTTCACAGGTTATAAAAGGTAAGCGAGGGGACAGGCGGAACTGCGGGCCTTGCTGCCCGGCCAGACGAATCAGTGTAACAGCACAATGGAGGCTCTCAACTAGGCAGAGGGGATGTATCAACCGGGACTGAGGCTGTGTTTATGGCTATGCCTGCGTTTGGGAAGCCCCACGGCGCTATCACTGACCCCCTCCCGCTGTAGATTTCCTTACTAATTTGACCCAGGATTCTGTATCACAATCTACATGGAGAGAACTCCCAAAGGCTATACGGTTAGTCCCAGGCAGTAGAGATCGTTGTCCTCAGCCCGCCTGGGTGCAGACAGGATGTGGCAGCTCGGAGGCATTCAGTTAAAGGAGATGCACTTTAATGCTGCAGGCATGCATTTAAGGGAGCCTTGCAATAGTGAAAGTGTATGACGTGCTGGGGTctataaacaaacataaaaaaatggaaggTTGGATgggatcaaaaaaaaaaaatcagagaattAGCCTCACCTTGTTTCATGGCATCTAATCTTCTATGATGGTATGTGtacttatttttataattaatttgttttctaggACAGCGTTTTCTCAACAAATTGGGTTTAAAAATATCATCTGTTGTTAAGTATTAAAAGGATTAGATGAAAAGGGGCATGTTGAACCTCGGTTTAAAATCTCTGAGATATAAATTTCACGTAAAGTATTTTGCATGAGGAAGTgcaatctaaacatttttatagaaaaaaagaaacccaccatattaaaaaaaacctcactaaATTGTTGTTTTACACAGGACAAAATGTCTGCTATCTCATCTGAATGTTTGTAGTGACTATGATATTTACAGGTGGAATccgaagaaaaaaaattcccatttCATTTCACACAAAGCAAAAGCAATATCAAGCCAGTTTAGCGTCACAAAGTTAAACACTTAATTTAACACTAGTAAAATTAAAGATGAGTAAACTGGTAACGGATTAATTTGTGAATTCATTTTTGGGACAtatctttgctgtttttcaagGTTCTATTGGCtttagtggcctttatttgagacTGGTCAGACAGAAAATTGAGCAAcaagagaaggggaagacatgcctCCATGATTATCAAGCAAGGATTCGAACGTGTGACGGTCACATCGAGGACTCAGGCCTCCATACATTGGCTATGCTTTATCTATGACACAACAGCACATTTAATGTCAAATATGCAAAGTAAGATATAATAGTCAATTAAGGTGAAATGATAGTTTTCAACACTATGTATTATatatttcaaatgcaaatatcCAAAGTGTTATGTGCATTTCTATTCAACCTTCTGAGTCAATATTTTGAGGAATCCCCATATGGTGCACTTCCAGCTGTTTTTGAACATGTCGGAGAATTTTCCTACTTTTTGTTGTAGAATAACTCTATCAGATCGGAAGAAGTGTTTCTGTTAACATGCATTTTCAACTCTTACCACAAGTTCTTATGTTACTTGGActtgactgggtcattctaaCACACATATGTTTCGATCTAAACAAATTCGGTGCAgccttgtttgtgtgttttgtgtcgTTCTCCTGGAAGTACATGATGTGCTCCAATTTCAAACCTTTTCTAGTCTCTAACAGCTTTTCCTTTAGAactgtctgaagaaaaacatccctgAAGCATGATGCTCATGTTTTAAAGTGgaaatggtgtgttcagggacTTGCGTACTTGTGGATACTTTTCCAGACCTTCTCACCTACTCTAGAGAGCAATATGTTCAAGTAGAATAGGATGGATGTTTTCTCAGGCTGATTACATaatctaaagtatttttttatttattacatctgTTGAGAGTTAAAAGTGTGGCATAAAACCTGAGCTCAACCATCATTTTATATCACTTCACATGAAAATGTATAGATTCCTACTCATACATCCACCTGGATGGTCCATAGTTAGTAAACTGCGTCTTGACTTGAGTAACATTTCATTATAGGGAAataacaaatgcataaaatagaTCCAAAAAGATGTGGAATACATAATACCAAAGGattcagagcagaaccagatAGACTGAGCAGCAGGATTGAGAAATTAAACTTCAGACCCCCCCCACTGTCTGTATGTTATAACAAGGCATACCAGTGTTGAGTCCAGTACAGACTGCTAATGGACTGTTTGTATTTGTTCCATCATATAATCATATAAAATCATATAAACCTGATTTTCCGATTTCAACATTGGGTCTCTATGAAAGGAACAGCATGCTCTGCATAAGAGGGGTGGAGTACCACAAATAAACgcaatgtttttgtgtatttaataaACCCCAAGTTAGTATGATCCTATTTGAAATAcggataaaataataatgaatctTAGTAATCgtcaggatttatttaaaatatatgcactttaaaataatatttatctgGTAATTAATTTATCTCGTAAATCACTCCCTATTTATTCTTcctttacattaaaaaacaataaaattactttttattataCAAAGATTGAAGACTGgagaattaaaaataacattttacgtTTGTCATATTCACTGatgcaataaaatgaaagagaCGCTCAAGCATCTTGAACATTTTGATTGGTTACACTTcctgtcagtcaaactttgtGGAGGCGGGACTTAAGCTCTTCATCCAATCACATCGGTCGCTCTTCTCCTCTGCTTCTCCGCACTCAGAAACATGGCGTTACGGGAGTTAGCATCTTTGGAAAAATACTTGGGCCTTAAAAAGCCGAACAAGTATAGCACACAGGGAGATAAAAAGGTAATATGTCGGTTATTTGTTTTCCCACCCTATAATGGAGGGGAATTGGCATTTAATTGAATGGGTGCTTTCAAACAGTAGCGGGCGAGTGCACGTTGTCTATCAAAGAAATGCTAACAAGCTAAACATGTGTGTTGAATAGGGGGTGGCTTTTGTTGCTAGCTTTTGTTCTCATACCATTGGTTTATATCATTCCATTTAATTCAGAAGACTAATGTTATCTCGGCATATAAACCTGATTTTCCGATTTCAACATTGGGTCTCTATGAAAGGAGCAGCATGCTCTGTATAAGAGGGGTGGAGTCAGCTGTGTACTGAGTTTGGACTCGGAGCTATTTAAAGTAGGTGTTAACTCCCACTGCTGGTGATAGACACAAGAGTGAAAAATATACatgatagaaaatatttgtatctTCAGTCTTTATTGCCTCTCCCGCAAGTGTTGCATCAACCATTCGCTTCCTTGCAATCTGGTTTTTGTCGAGTCCGTATTTAAGCTTGAAGATCACTATTGCAGTTTCTGTCATAAATCCATAATGAGATTCTGTATATACAATTTTAACACAGACTAAATAAACAGGAGTGAGAGTACGGAAAATCGGATGTTTGAAAAACTCTATCATTTTGACATGAGGCTTCTGCAGGAATCCAGATTTGCTGAAACCCAGTTATTGACATCTTGCTGCCCCTCCCTTTTTCACACCTCCCCCTTCAGGTTCCTGTGTTACAGAATAATAACGCCCCCCCACTGGTGGGACTGGTGACCATTGCCTGTCACCTGGTAAAAGAGGCCAAGCGCCCGGAGCTGCTGGGTGACGGTGCAGAAGGCAGGGCAGTGGTGCAGCAGTGGCTGGAGTATAGGGTGACCAAACTTGACAGCCACATAGAGGACACCAAGAGCATCCTGAAggtaaaaagtcaaaaagaaaaactttgatctCTTCCCTCTTTAAGGTTCAAATCAATTTTTCACAGATCATAAAGTTGCTAATTCTgaatacattaatttatttctataaaaatagCGTTGTTACATTTGTCAACAGTTCCTCATCAACAAATATTGAACCTATTCTCTGCTCGATCAATACGCCTgtatctgtttgtttgtctcgTTAAGGGACAAGCGACAGGAATAAAGGCTGATATATGGCCCCTTCAGTGACACGGCCCCACACAACAGAGAAAAgcgctttaatgtgcctgacgCCAGTCAGCATGAAACGGATTGTCAGCCACTCTTGCGCTGGACGCTGGGCGCCTCTTGGCACCGTCCTGTCAGTGTGAAGtctctgtgtgcatgtgtgtttgtgcgcgCGCACGCTGCTCGCAGTGTGACACACTGTTGTGGCATGGCTGAGGAGTCATGCTGTGTTGCAGCATGTTATCTGGACAggcctttaaatattttaatggcGCCACTTACAGGAGGAAGTCGCCCTGAGCGGCTCGGCGCTGGTGCCAGTGGCCCCCCTGTCCTGTCCTGCTGCTTCAGCTGCATCCTTAACTCCCTTCTTTCAAGCGCTTCAGTCGTCTCCCATTAAATTATTCAGAGATGCAAAAGTGACAACAGCAGGATCTCTTAAACTCCCACTCCCGGGGATGTAAATAAGATATTCATACTTTCAGAAGCTCGACTGGTTTTTTAAGTAAACATCTAACATATGCTAAACCTTTTGAGTAGTGCACTGTGTTTGAAGGTAGCTGCGTAATTAATCTGTGAACTCCATCTTAAACCACTTAGCTGAATACTGGTGGAGTTTGTGGATCATAAAAGAAATGACAGTCATCTGCAGCAGCAAATTACCAAGTAAACCTAACAGGATATGCAAGCTCCTGTCTTTATGCCACCGAAAGCACCAACATGGTGTTTACCGACATGAGCAAGTTTGTTCGCACCGTTGGTTTGCCAAAAAATGGATTCTTACTTGATATAAttcaaaattgatttaaaatgtcccaaaaaagaaagaaacaaagaaaacaactctgtccatttttctttaagGTAGCAGATGTTTGGCCTTTATAAGGTacgaaagaaaaatattgatccaaaaatattaagtataATGCATTAACAGCATCGTTAAGTATTTGGCAATGTTTGTGAAGTATAATCTTAAATATCGGTGCTTAATGAAAGAGCATAAACTATTGAAATATTGTAGCATTGAAATTATGAATGATGAAATTCTCATCGATTAGACTTAAAAGTTGTTGTACATTTCTGCATTAGAACTAATTATCTAAACTCAGCTTTTGATTCAGTTAGGTTAAATGGCCAGTTAAGGTAGGAGAGAACTGAGCTTGGAGCACCGTGTGTCGGTGGGGCTTACTAGGAGAGCCTCCCCTCCTCGGATGCACGACTGGGCTTTAGCTCCATGGCTGTAGGCAAAGAAAAGCAAGGATCTGATTCTTGAAGGGAAGTCTGCAGTCTGCAGTCTTCATGCCTTGTTTGGCATCACCCACTCTTCCCGCACAATAACTCCATTTGCCCCCAAGATGCTTCTGTAAGTGTGCGTGGAAAGTCTTCCCTTTGTGTATTGTACAAGCGCTAAAGACGGTCCCCGTCCCCTGGGACCAGCACTTCCACGTGCGACTTTGCTTATGCATGCGATGCctgagaaatgcacaaaaaggCCACTGGAGTTTGAAAAGGCTTCACTGGATTCGCGGCCGTTTTGTCGTGGAGCAAACAAACGGCTCGTTTTGTTGGGCATCTGCGCTAAGATGACGGAGGCCCTCAGGTTACAAATGATTTCCATTCACATCGCAGACGTGCAGATGCAAAAGCTGCACTCCTATGTACCTCACGCACCCTCAGATATATAGGGTAATGAACCTGCTGCTTCGGcacatttacatgtttaaagGAGCTCAATTTAATACAGAATATGACGACAGCTATGCACAAAAGAAACTGTCGCAGACAATATTAGGCTGATAATGATATCCGGAACAGAATTTTGGAATAAGATGAGACTAAAAGTCAAATAAGGGGGCAGCTTCATTAGTGATTCATGGAATGTTTTCATCTGTCATGTGAAGACAAGTGTGTTTACACAGAAATATTTACCATAATGCATAAATTATCATATTTTGAGACGTAATTTGCATATGTTGTGTTGTTTGGAAATTTCCTCTTTCAGGACCTCAACCTCTACATGCAAGACAAAGTCTACCTGGCAGGGAACCAGTTAACCTTAGCTGATGTTCTTATGTACTATGGAATACACTCAATCATAGTaagttctctttctttttttagcttttagttACTGTTACAGCATGttacagtaaatataaaacaatctattttgctgtttttatttgaattgtgtCTGTCAGAcgcaattcaaataaaatgtatcgaAGTTTGTGTCATAATAAtgggataaaatgtgaaaaagttccatGTGTAGAAATAGTTTTGcaatattatttcttttaatattctTGCTTACTCTGTTAATATAATGCTAATAAAGATTTTGATGtattctaaatgttttgtttcgtGACAACACAGAACTTTACAACCAACTTTAGGCCACTTTAGTTTCTATAATGTGATGCTGAATTGTATATTCATGAGTAAGTTTGATTGATTATGTCTTGCGAGTTCTTATAGCCATATAGTGAGAAGCGAGGCATCCATTCCTTCTCCCTTctatattaaattaatctcGTCTCTCACTTTTGTCAAACCACAGCTCTAATTATCAATTTGTCATCATATATAACACACAATTAGACCAGTCATATGGCCAAAGGGCATCGGGGACAAGCTGGCAATGAACACCCGGAttctaaacacattttcagctccCTTCAAACAGATTAAGTGATGTGGCATAAAGTGATGGCTTTAGCCTCAGACCAGGGACAAGTAAGTTTGTTCTGCCTTCCAGGATGAAAGAAAAGCGAGTTCAGAAACGGGAGCGGCAGAACGCGACTCGGGGAGGGAGGGATCACATGTTGAGAGATGTCAGCGGTTGTGGCGGAGATGGAAGCTTGGCCCCCGCCACCAGGCAGATGAGCGTCACTTTGATTCGCTGTCAGTGTGGTTTTTAACCTCGGGGACAGCGGGTCAGCTGGCTCAACCCCTGACCTCGGCCAGAGCCGATGTTCAattcaagaaaaacaactttgcaCAAACATTAAACCTGACTGATGCTACATGGCTTCCAGGCTGAATGTTTGTATATGTGTGGGATTTGCCTATTTTACTTAATAgcataatgaaaaacaaacgtAGGCCTAATTAGATTTGTGTTGGCAGCATCGACCACAAATCAAACTTTCATCTTTCTGAGATGAAAGTTTGACACCTGCGtagaaattcaaatttttttcatctgattgAAGCTGATccgttttattaacttttattatttgctaTCTCATTCTggtcaattttaaaatttttattgaaaatttgatattttttactgtgttttacatttttaaaaaatataatttaccaTGAGCAGAAATGCTGAAGTGTAAAAATCACCTTGTGCCTTTAAATGTAGTTCTGCTTCACAGTGAAATTATTACTGTGACCCAACATGTGGAACATGTTgtagtcattttttttcatcatattttgtttgtataatgttttctcaattttacTCTTCCCATAGACACttaaaaaattaagacatttttttagactatattaaaaatagtttgacAGTAACTCTGGCATCTTCTGGGctcataaagataaaataaatcaaataatcagaACATCTCcaaaacaatatcaaaaataaagtgtattggattaaaaatcattaaaacaaccTAATTATGTATAACTTGGATTGAAAATATCCAAGTTTAAGGTGTAAATAAACAATCCACAGCATCTgtgaatattataaaatatatttacaagcCTTCTCATGATATCATGCTGCTTTCAAAAtacacctctctctctctctttctctctctcgttGCCCCCCCCGTCCCTCCCCAGCTGGACTTGGCCGTCCAGGAGAAGGAGCAGTACGTGAACGTGGCGCGGTGGTTCGACCACATCCAGCACCACCCAGGGGTCCGACACCACCTCCCCCCAGTAGTTGTGCTCAGGAACAGACTATACACCAGCAGACACCACTGATCcctgacatcatcatcatcatcttcctcctccccccAGCCTTACTCGGTACTAATCTCCTGACCAGATCTGGACAACTGATCTCCTAAAGTACAACATGGATCAAATTAAGGATCTTGCCACATCGCCATATCAATGTTCTCTTATTCAAGTTCTGTCAACAATATGTCcccgctgtttttttttttttgtcgagGATAAGAAAAATAGTTGAGTTCTAAAgcaatgtctgtttttaataactaaTCAGTGTCTCAGTCTTGCAAGCACTATTTATAAAGATTCAGGCGTCTTAACCCTCCCAGTTTTTCCACAGAGCAGTGAAATGTCTTAATCACAGAGTTCAGGTATTTTTAcggcattgtttgtttttaaagggaaaaCTGTATGCAATGCAGTGCTGCTAGCTTTTCTGTTggtgaatgttgtttttgtttaatctgaGCCTGCAGTCGTCCAGGCCGTTATCGTAGGTGAACGGACTTGACTGGCAGCGCATTACGTCCCGAGCTCTTGCTTGATGTGGTTGCTGGATTAATGTTGTAACCCTATAAACACCACAACCCATAACTTTTGAGATTTTACCTCATTAAATCTCTCGGCACATTTCTTCTCTCCCAGCCCCTCGTCGTAGTTTCTTTGCATGTGCGTCTcgttctttttgtgttttttttcaatccCCGCTCTCCATTCCACTTCCTCGCCACCAGTTGTGTGGGCAGCAGCGAGCAGTTAAACGTCAGCCCTAGAGTCGGCGATCAGAGAGAGGCCCCAATCAGTCCCACTACCACCACTGTTGATGCTGCGGGCCACGGAGAGGGCAGCGGGCTCACCAGCTGCCACACAGATCCAGCCAGCCAAGGCCAGAACCCGAGGGCCCCTGGGCGACAGTCAGCCACTGTGTGTCATTTCACCCTCACGCTCCCACAGGGGGCTACTGGAGAGAGAAGGACGAAGAGAGGCAGCGAGCGAGTGAGCAAGCGGAGTGTGTGACGAAAGGACGGAGGCCACACAGCAAAAGAGCACCCAGAGGCCGAGGGATCTTTTTTGTGACAAGTGAACAATAATCTGCGCCTCCTAAAGCCCGACTGCTGCTGGCTGGATGCTTCCTATTAGCACCATTAACAGGCCCGATCCCGCCAGTGCTAGGAGAGCTGGTGTGTTTGCATCATGGAGGTAATGAGAAATGGAAATGCAGAGAAGATGAGAGGTACAATTTGGGTAATAACTTATAAATACCTTCTACTGATTAGTCTGTGTGacctttaaaatattcagatctCTTGGAGTCTTTTTAAGCTTTCTTGGTTActgtaaacagtttttgtttccttcctgcTTACATGCTCTGCATATTAAAATTATTGCTCAAAgcgagtttttcttttctttttctatctgATGTCAGCATATTTTTCATCCTGTGCCAATAAATCAGATACATACAGAGCCCCTGACCTTTGACTCCTATGCCAACTACTCCGTGTGTACTTGTggtattctttaaaaaaaaaaaaaaatgttttgcataaacCAGCCAGAAGACAGAGCCATTGTTCATTGAAGTTGTGTTGGATCCCTCGCTTTGTGGTTGTTACAAAGTGTTACAAAGTAGATACGAAGGataaaaacagctcaaagtCATTTGAGCGAGCCTTGTGACTAGTTGGGGCCGTTTATTCCGCGGTCGAACCATTAAAGAAGGCCTTGTCCTCCCGGTTATGTTAACATTCTTCTGGAACTCATCTTTCCAGCGAGCACACCAGCAGACAGCGCTGCTCACCGCAGAGGTGTGAGTTAAGTTTTTCCCACAGGAGTTAAATCCGGACAAGCCGCTTTAAGTTCTGTGTGTGGCGAAGCAGCAGCTTCACACCATGCAGGGTTAATGTTATGGACACCCACAATGTTTAAAATCATTCCTTTAGAACAGGGTGGACATAGATATCACTGTGGAACCAAGTATGGTGCAAAAGATTGAAACTCGGTGATGAAACGAAAATATgcaaagtgctttgcaaaagtattcacaccctttgaccttattttttttccccctaaactCAAGCgtgttttatgtgataaagaATTGTATAATTTCTAGGTGAAGAATaaggttttgctttgtttccgAGTACAACTTAAGCAAGGCATCTATTTATATTAGTCCCCCCACTTCTCTGACACCCCTAAGCAAACCCACCCACCTTTAGAAGTCATAGAGTTACTAAATAGACTGATTgtgcagaaaagagaaaaaactgagGAAATATAAGCAGAGTTAGGTTACAGAACAACATTCCAGCCCATAAGTAATTCATGGATGATCAGTTCATcgtccatccattgtctatgtGTAGATGCTTGCAGGAAGCCTATCTCCAACAATCTATGGAGACACACAACCGTTATGCATGGTTTCAGGATATCCTTTGAAAAATAAGCATTCTTT
Coding sequences within:
- the eef1e1 gene encoding eukaryotic translation elongation factor 1 epsilon-1, producing the protein MALRELASLEKYLGLKKPNKYSTQGDKKVPVLQNNNAPPLVGLVTIACHLVKEAKRPELLGDGAEGRAVVQQWLEYRVTKLDSHIEDTKSILKDLNLYMQDKVYLAGNQLTLADVLMYYGIHSIILDLAVQEKEQYVNVARWFDHIQHHPGVRHHLPPVVVLRNRLYTSRHH